The following proteins come from a genomic window of Azoarcus sp. PA01:
- a CDS encoding lysine 2,3-aminomutase, with translation MTAQVQSLTRPITFNTARFDPVPFKVYTQRDLDQIAPLAKLSEAQRFEMKVVSSVLPFRVNQYVIDELIDWDNIPADPMFQLTFPQRGMLAPEHFDRIATLLRYGADKKDVEAAIDAVRHELNPHPADQMEMNMPRDEHGNRLEGIQHKYRETVLFFPSQGQTCHSYCTFCFRWAQFVGDKELRIASSEADTLHAYLRQHREVTDLLFTGGDPMVMKTRHLRDYLEPLLEPEFDHIQTIRVGTKALTFWPHRFLGADDADELIALLERLTEAGKHVALMTHFNHWKELDTEATQAAVRRLRKAGVVIRGQGPLIAHINDDPDVWARMWKTQVRLGIVPYYMFVERDTGARNYFEVPLVRAWEIYRDAMQQVSGLGRTARGPSMSASPGKVEVQGVTEVAGEKVFVLRFIQGRNPDWVQRPFFAKFDAQATWFDHLKPAFGDEKWFWEDEYEAIREDKLSIES, from the coding sequence ATGACGGCCCAAGTCCAGTCCCTTACCCGCCCGATCACTTTCAACACCGCGCGTTTCGACCCGGTGCCGTTCAAGGTCTACACGCAGCGCGACCTCGACCAGATTGCGCCGCTGGCGAAGCTGTCGGAAGCGCAGCGCTTCGAAATGAAAGTCGTGTCGTCGGTACTGCCGTTTCGCGTCAACCAGTACGTCATCGACGAACTGATCGACTGGGACAACATTCCCGCCGATCCGATGTTCCAGTTGACGTTCCCGCAGCGCGGCATGCTCGCGCCGGAACATTTCGACCGCATCGCGACGTTACTCAGGTACGGCGCGGACAAGAAGGATGTCGAGGCGGCGATCGACGCGGTGCGCCACGAGCTGAACCCGCATCCGGCCGACCAGATGGAAATGAACATGCCGCGCGACGAGCACGGCAACCGCCTCGAGGGCATTCAGCACAAGTACCGCGAGACCGTGCTGTTCTTTCCGAGCCAGGGCCAGACCTGCCACAGCTATTGCACGTTCTGCTTCCGCTGGGCGCAGTTCGTCGGCGACAAGGAGCTGCGCATCGCGTCGTCCGAAGCCGACACGCTGCACGCCTATCTGCGCCAGCATCGCGAAGTCACCGATCTGTTGTTCACCGGCGGCGACCCGATGGTGATGAAAACGCGCCACCTGCGCGACTACCTCGAGCCGCTGCTCGAGCCCGAGTTCGACCACATCCAGACGATCCGCGTCGGCACGAAGGCGCTGACGTTCTGGCCGCACCGCTTCCTCGGCGCCGATGACGCCGACGAGCTGATCGCGCTGCTCGAACGCCTCACGGAGGCGGGCAAGCACGTCGCATTGATGACGCATTTCAACCACTGGAAGGAACTTGACACCGAGGCGACGCAGGCCGCAGTGCGGCGGCTGCGCAAGGCCGGCGTCGTGATCCGCGGGCAAGGGCCGCTGATCGCCCACATCAACGACGATCCCGACGTGTGGGCGCGGATGTGGAAGACGCAGGTGCGGCTCGGCATCGTGCCGTACTACATGTTCGTCGAGCGCGACACCGGCGCGCGCAACTACTTCGAAGTGCCGCTCGTGCGCGCGTGGGAAATTTACCGCGACGCGATGCAGCAGGTATCGGGCTTGGGCCGCACGGCACGCGGCCCGAGCATGAGCGCGAGCCCCGGCAAAGTCGAGGTCCAGGGGGTGACGGAAGTCGCCGGCGAGAAAGTCTTCGTGCTGCGCTTCATCCAGGGACGCAACCCCGACTGGGTGCAGCGGCCGTTCTTCGCGAAGTTCGACGCGCAGGCGACGTGGTTCGACCACCTGAAGCCGGCGTTCGGCGACGAAAAATGGTTCTGGGAAGACGAGTACGAAGCGATCCGCGAGGATAAGCTGTCGATCGAAAGCTGA
- the accC gene encoding acetyl-CoA carboxylase biotin carboxylase subunit, producing the protein MFKKILIANRGEIACRVIKTAHRMGIRTVAVYSEADRESLFVDMADEGVCIGPAASKESYLVMDKIIAACKQTGAEAVHPGYGFLSENAEFSRRLEEEGIVFIGPKHYSVGQMGDKIASKKLAKEAKVNTIPGYADAIDTAEQAVEIAKGIGYPVMIKASAGGGGKGLRVAFNDQECFEGFTSCRNEARTAFGDDRILIEKYVLEPRHIEIQVLGDAHGNVVYLHERECSIQRRHQKVIEEAPSPFLDPATRKAMGEQAVALAKAVNYQSAGTVEFVVGADKSFYFLEMNTRLQVEHPVTEMITGLDLVEQMIRVAAGEKLAFRQEDIALNGWAMECRINAEDPFRGFLPSTGRLVKFQPPAAADGQVRVDTGVYEGGEISMFYDSMIAKLITHGANRDQAIERMRDALNAFVIRGISSNIPFQAALMQHPRFVSGHFNTGFIAEEYPKGFDASMVPHDDPTLFIAAAAALHRRFEDRDAQISGQMPGHERVVSDKYTVMRGDERSLVTVVPAAGGYDVELGGETFAVRTDWKFGEALMNGTLNGKPFTIQVARTGLRYRLSHNGTQAVLLVMSARWAELQALMPTKVPPDLSRFLLSPMPGLLREIAVSVGQEVKAGEKLAVIEAMKMENVLKAEQDGKVKKIVATAGASLAVDEVIVEFE; encoded by the coding sequence ATGTTTAAGAAGATCCTGATCGCGAACCGCGGAGAAATCGCCTGCCGCGTCATCAAGACTGCCCACAGGATGGGCATCAGGACGGTTGCGGTGTATTCCGAAGCCGACCGCGAATCGCTGTTCGTCGACATGGCCGACGAAGGCGTCTGCATCGGGCCGGCTGCATCGAAAGAGTCGTATCTGGTGATGGACAAGATCATCGCCGCGTGCAAGCAGACCGGCGCCGAAGCGGTGCATCCGGGTTACGGCTTCCTGTCCGAGAACGCCGAGTTTTCGCGCCGGCTCGAGGAAGAAGGCATCGTCTTCATCGGTCCGAAGCATTACTCGGTCGGCCAGATGGGCGACAAGATCGCGTCGAAGAAGCTGGCGAAGGAAGCGAAGGTCAACACGATTCCGGGCTACGCCGACGCGATCGACACCGCCGAGCAGGCGGTCGAGATCGCCAAGGGCATCGGCTACCCGGTGATGATCAAGGCTTCGGCCGGCGGCGGCGGCAAAGGGCTGCGCGTCGCCTTCAACGACCAGGAGTGCTTTGAAGGCTTCACGTCGTGCCGCAACGAAGCGAGGACGGCGTTTGGCGACGACCGCATCCTGATCGAGAAATACGTGCTCGAGCCGCGCCACATCGAGATCCAGGTGTTGGGCGACGCGCACGGCAACGTCGTGTACCTGCACGAGCGCGAATGCTCGATCCAGCGCCGTCACCAGAAAGTCATCGAAGAGGCGCCGAGCCCGTTCCTCGACCCGGCGACGCGCAAGGCGATGGGCGAGCAGGCGGTTGCGCTCGCGAAGGCGGTGAACTACCAGTCGGCCGGCACGGTGGAATTCGTCGTCGGCGCCGACAAGTCGTTCTACTTCCTCGAGATGAACACCCGGCTGCAGGTCGAGCACCCGGTCACCGAGATGATCACCGGGCTCGATCTCGTCGAGCAGATGATCCGCGTCGCCGCCGGCGAGAAGCTCGCGTTCCGCCAGGAAGACATCGCGCTGAATGGCTGGGCGATGGAGTGCCGCATCAACGCCGAAGACCCGTTCCGCGGCTTCCTGCCGTCGACCGGGCGGCTCGTCAAGTTCCAGCCGCCGGCTGCAGCCGACGGCCAGGTGCGGGTCGATACCGGCGTCTACGAAGGCGGCGAGATCTCGATGTTCTACGACTCGATGATCGCGAAGCTCATCACGCACGGCGCGAACCGCGACCAGGCGATCGAGCGCATGCGTGACGCGCTCAACGCGTTCGTGATTCGCGGCATCAGTTCGAACATCCCGTTCCAGGCCGCGCTGATGCAGCATCCGCGCTTCGTCTCGGGCCACTTCAACACCGGCTTCATCGCCGAGGAATACCCCAAAGGCTTCGACGCGTCGATGGTGCCGCACGACGACCCGACGCTGTTCATCGCGGCCGCTGCCGCGCTGCACCGCCGCTTTGAAGACCGGGACGCGCAGATTTCCGGGCAGATGCCCGGCCACGAGCGCGTCGTCAGCGACAAATACACGGTGATGCGCGGCGACGAACGCAGCCTCGTGACCGTCGTGCCGGCCGCCGGGGGCTACGACGTGGAACTCGGCGGCGAGACGTTCGCGGTGCGCACCGACTGGAAGTTCGGCGAGGCGCTGATGAACGGCACGCTCAACGGCAAGCCGTTCACGATCCAGGTCGCCCGCACCGGGCTGCGCTATCGTCTGTCGCACAACGGCACGCAGGCGGTGCTGCTGGTGATGAGCGCGCGGTGGGCCGAGCTGCAGGCGCTGATGCCGACCAAAGTGCCGCCCGATCTGTCGCGCTTCCTGCTGTCGCCGATGCCGGGCCTGCTGCGCGAGATCGCGGTGTCGGTCGGGCAGGAAGTCAAGGCGGGCGAGAAGCTTGCGGTCATCGAGGCGATGAAGATGGAGAACGTCCTCAAGGCCGAGCAGGACGGCAAGGTGAAGAAGATCGTCGCGACCGCTGGCGCCAGCCTCGCCGTGGACGAGGTGATCGTCGAGTTCGAGTAA
- the scpA gene encoding methylmalonyl-CoA mutase: MSNAKMPAYPQPDMDAWKKAAAKHAPDGDIEKLNWITPEGIAVKPLYTKADTAKLLHTDTLPGFEPFLRGPQPTMYAVKPWTIRQYAGFSTAEESNAFYRKALAAGGQGVSVAFDLATHRGYDSDHPRVTGDVGKAGVAIDSVEDMKILFDSIPLDKVSVSMTMNGAVLPILAGYIVAAEEQGVSQDKLSGTIQNDILKEFMVRNTYIYPPTPSMKIIADIFGYTAQHMPKFNSISISGYHIQEAGANQAIELAFTLADGLEYVRTGIASGMDVDAFAGRLSFFWAVGMNFYLEVAKMRAARLLWWRIMKGFNPKSAKSMMLRTHSQTSGWSLTEQDPYNNVVRTTIEAMAAVFGGTQSLHTNALDEAIALPTEFSARIARNTQIIIQEETHICNVVDPWAGSYMMEKLTQDMADSAWSLIEEIEAMGGMTKAVESGWAKMKVEECAAEKQARIDSGKDVIVGVNKYKLAKEDPIEILDIDNHAVRDSQIARLKRIRATRDAAAVQAALDALTACAEAGQNGSREGNLLDLAVKAMRVRATVGEVSDALEKVFGRYRANPQAVSGVYGAVVENDADWQALKADIEAFVAEEGRRPRIMIAKLGQDGHDRGAKVVASAFADLGFDIDIGPLFQTPEEAARHAVENDVHAIGCSSLAAGHKTLVPEIINGLKQLGADDIVVFVGGVIPAQDYDGLYAAGAKGIFGPGTPIQTAAREVLKQIRAARATT; encoded by the coding sequence ATGTCGAACGCCAAAATGCCGGCGTACCCGCAGCCGGATATGGATGCCTGGAAGAAGGCCGCGGCGAAGCACGCGCCCGACGGCGACATCGAGAAGCTGAACTGGATCACCCCCGAGGGGATCGCGGTGAAGCCGCTGTATACGAAGGCGGATACTGCCAAGTTGCTGCACACCGACACGCTGCCCGGTTTCGAGCCTTTCCTGCGCGGGCCGCAGCCGACGATGTACGCGGTCAAGCCGTGGACGATCCGCCAGTACGCGGGCTTCTCGACGGCCGAGGAATCCAACGCGTTCTACCGCAAGGCGCTCGCTGCCGGCGGGCAAGGCGTGTCGGTCGCGTTCGATCTCGCGACGCACCGCGGCTACGACTCGGATCATCCGCGCGTCACCGGCGACGTCGGCAAGGCCGGGGTCGCGATCGACTCGGTCGAAGACATGAAAATCCTCTTCGACAGCATTCCGCTCGACAAGGTGTCGGTGTCGATGACGATGAACGGCGCGGTGCTGCCGATCCTCGCCGGCTACATCGTCGCCGCCGAAGAGCAGGGCGTTTCGCAGGACAAGCTCTCCGGGACCATCCAGAACGACATCCTCAAGGAGTTCATGGTCCGCAATACCTATATCTATCCGCCGACGCCGTCGATGAAGATCATCGCCGACATTTTCGGCTACACCGCGCAGCACATGCCGAAGTTCAACTCGATCTCGATCTCCGGCTATCACATCCAGGAAGCGGGCGCGAACCAGGCGATCGAGCTCGCATTCACGCTCGCTGACGGTCTGGAATACGTGCGCACCGGCATCGCGAGCGGCATGGACGTCGATGCGTTCGCCGGCCGGCTGTCGTTCTTCTGGGCGGTCGGGATGAACTTCTATCTCGAAGTCGCGAAGATGCGCGCCGCGCGCCTGTTGTGGTGGCGGATCATGAAAGGCTTCAACCCCAAGAGCGCGAAATCGATGATGCTGCGCACGCACTCGCAGACGTCGGGCTGGTCGCTGACCGAGCAGGATCCGTACAACAACGTCGTGCGCACGACGATCGAGGCGATGGCGGCGGTGTTCGGCGGCACGCAGTCGCTGCACACGAATGCGCTCGACGAAGCGATCGCGCTGCCGACCGAGTTCTCGGCTCGGATCGCGCGCAACACGCAGATCATCATCCAGGAAGAGACGCACATCTGTAACGTCGTCGATCCGTGGGCAGGCTCCTACATGATGGAGAAGCTCACGCAGGACATGGCCGACAGCGCGTGGAGCCTGATCGAGGAAATCGAGGCGATGGGCGGCATGACGAAAGCGGTCGAGTCGGGCTGGGCGAAGATGAAAGTCGAGGAATGCGCCGCCGAGAAGCAGGCGCGCATCGACTCCGGCAAGGACGTCATCGTCGGCGTGAACAAGTACAAGCTCGCGAAAGAAGACCCGATCGAGATCCTCGACATCGACAACCATGCGGTGCGCGATTCGCAGATCGCGCGGCTGAAGAGAATCCGCGCGACGCGCGACGCGGCGGCGGTGCAGGCGGCGCTCGACGCGCTGACCGCGTGCGCCGAAGCCGGCCAGAACGGCAGCCGCGAAGGCAACCTGCTCGACCTCGCGGTGAAGGCGATGCGCGTGCGCGCGACCGTCGGCGAAGTGTCGGACGCGCTCGAGAAAGTGTTCGGCCGCTACCGCGCGAACCCGCAGGCGGTGTCCGGCGTGTATGGCGCCGTCGTCGAGAACGATGCCGACTGGCAGGCGCTGAAAGCCGACATCGAAGCGTTCGTCGCCGAGGAAGGTCGGCGTCCGCGCATCATGATCGCGAAGCTCGGCCAGGACGGCCACGACCGCGGCGCGAAAGTCGTCGCGTCGGCGTTCGCCGACCTCGGCTTCGACATCGACATCGGCCCGCTTTTCCAGACGCCGGAAGAAGCTGCGCGCCACGCGGTCGAGAACGACGTCCACGCCATCGGCTGCTCGAGCCTCGCCGCCGGCCACAAGACCCTCGTGCCGGAAATCATCAACGGGCTGAAGCAGCTCGGCGCCGACGACATCGTCGTCTTCGTCGGCGGCGTGATTCCGGCGCAGGACTACGACGGGCTGTACGCCGCCGGCGCGAAAGGCATTTTCGGCCCGGGCACGCCGATCCAGACCGCGGCGCGCGAAGTGCTGAAGCAGATCCGCGCCGCGCGCGCCACCACGTGA
- a CDS encoding GntR family transcriptional regulator, with protein sequence MTASRIAPLALYQEVAERLRQRIYSHDLAPGTWVDEQALADDYGISRTPLREALKVLASEGLVTLKPRRGCYVTEISERDLDEIFTVMALLEGQCAHISARKATDADLDRLRKIHEKLEKAAGGGDIDGYFEANQAFHQALQKITDNRWLLQVIEDLRKVIKLSRHHSLFSEGRLEQSLAEHRDILAALAERDAERAELLMRTHIDSGRAALARIAKAKNKVA encoded by the coding sequence ATGACCGCCTCCCGCATCGCTCCGCTCGCCCTCTACCAGGAGGTCGCCGAGCGGCTTCGCCAGCGCATCTATTCGCACGATCTCGCCCCCGGCACGTGGGTGGACGAGCAGGCGCTGGCCGACGACTACGGCATCTCCCGCACGCCGTTGCGCGAAGCGCTGAAAGTGCTCGCGTCGGAAGGGCTCGTCACGCTCAAGCCGCGCCGCGGCTGCTACGTGACCGAAATCTCGGAGCGCGATCTCGACGAGATTTTCACCGTCATGGCGCTCCTCGAAGGCCAGTGCGCGCATATCTCCGCGCGCAAGGCGACCGACGCCGATCTCGACCGGCTGCGGAAAATCCACGAAAAACTGGAAAAAGCCGCCGGCGGCGGCGACATCGACGGCTATTTCGAAGCGAACCAGGCGTTCCACCAGGCGCTGCAGAAAATCACCGACAACCGCTGGCTGCTGCAGGTCATCGAGGACCTGCGCAAAGTCATCAAGCTGTCGCGCCACCACTCGCTGTTCAGCGAAGGGCGGCTCGAACAGTCGCTCGCCGAGCACCGCGACATCCTCGCCGCACTCGCCGAACGCGATGCGGAGCGGGCCGAGTTGCTGATGCGCACCCATATCGACAGCGGACGCGCCGCCCTCGCGCGGATCGCGAAGGCGAAAAACAAGGTCGCTTGA
- the meaB gene encoding methylmalonyl Co-A mutase-associated GTPase MeaB, with protein sequence MPMNKSERLAESRADFVSELADRALVDGVLAGQLRPLAKTITLIESSREDHQARAHQVMEALLPASGRALRVGISGVPGVGKSTFIEALGLYLIEQGHRVAVLAVDPSSSVTGGSILGDKTRMELLSQRTEAYIRPSPSAGSLGGVAAKTRETMLVCEAAGFDVIIVETVGVGQSETAVAGMTDIFCLLQLPNAGDDLQAIKKGIMEIADLIVINKADIDARAAQLAKSQMKSALMMFRHASPNWTPPVLTLSALQKDSVAGFWDEVKRYREMLTPTGEFDAKRRHQALAWMWEMIDSGLRSRFRSHPQVQHELPGLARAVEEGATTPSAAAMRLLGYLEKPSQ encoded by the coding sequence ATGCCGATGAACAAATCCGAACGCCTGGCGGAATCCAGGGCCGATTTCGTGTCCGAGCTCGCCGACCGGGCGCTCGTCGACGGCGTGCTCGCCGGACAGCTGCGCCCGCTGGCGAAGACGATCACGCTGATCGAGTCGTCGCGCGAGGACCACCAGGCGCGCGCGCACCAGGTAATGGAGGCGCTGCTGCCGGCGAGCGGGCGCGCGCTGCGCGTCGGCATCTCCGGCGTGCCGGGCGTCGGCAAGTCGACGTTCATCGAGGCGCTCGGCCTGTACCTGATCGAACAGGGGCATCGCGTCGCAGTGCTCGCGGTCGATCCGTCGTCGTCGGTGACCGGCGGCTCGATCCTCGGCGACAAGACGCGCATGGAACTACTGTCGCAGCGCACTGAAGCGTATATCCGGCCCAGTCCGTCAGCCGGTTCGCTCGGCGGCGTGGCCGCGAAGACGCGCGAGACGATGCTCGTGTGCGAAGCGGCGGGCTTCGACGTGATCATCGTCGAGACGGTCGGCGTCGGCCAGTCGGAGACTGCGGTCGCCGGCATGACCGACATTTTCTGCCTGCTGCAGCTGCCGAATGCCGGCGACGACCTGCAGGCGATCAAGAAAGGGATCATGGAGATCGCCGATCTCATCGTCATCAACAAGGCCGACATCGACGCGCGCGCGGCGCAGCTCGCGAAATCCCAGATGAAGAGCGCGTTGATGATGTTCCGCCACGCGTCGCCGAACTGGACGCCGCCGGTGCTGACGCTGTCGGCGCTGCAGAAGGACAGCGTCGCCGGGTTCTGGGATGAAGTGAAGCGCTACCGGGAGATGCTGACGCCGACCGGAGAGTTCGACGCGAAGCGCCGCCATCAGGCGCTCGCGTGGATGTGGGAAATGATCGACAGCGGGCTGCGCAGCCGTTTTCGCAGCCACCCGCAGGTGCAGCACGAATTGCCCGGGCTTGCCCGCGCGGTGGAAGAGGGCGCGACGACGCCGTCGGCCGCCGCGATGCGCCTGCTCGGCTACTTGGAAAAACCGTCACAGTAG
- a CDS encoding VOC family protein, translating to MSHRPFKILGIQQIAIGGPSKERLKMLWVDMLGLEVTGNFVSERENVDEDICAMGKGPFKVEVDLMQPLDAEKKPAVHATPLNHVGLWVDDLPVAVEWLSAQGVRFAPGGIRRGAAGFDITFLHPKGNHEFPIGGEGVLVELVQAPPEVVEAFARLAA from the coding sequence ATGTCCCACCGTCCGTTCAAAATCCTCGGCATCCAGCAGATCGCCATCGGCGGCCCGAGCAAGGAGCGGCTCAAGATGCTGTGGGTGGACATGCTGGGACTCGAAGTCACCGGCAACTTCGTCAGCGAGCGCGAGAACGTCGACGAGGACATCTGCGCGATGGGCAAAGGGCCGTTCAAGGTCGAAGTCGACCTGATGCAGCCGCTCGACGCCGAAAAGAAGCCTGCCGTGCACGCGACGCCGCTGAACCACGTCGGGCTGTGGGTCGACGACCTGCCGGTCGCGGTCGAGTGGCTGAGCGCTCAGGGCGTGCGCTTCGCGCCCGGTGGCATCCGCCGCGGCGCGGCCGGCTTCGACATCACCTTCCTGCATCCGAAAGGCAACCACGAATTCCCGATCGGCGGCGAAGGCGTCCTCGTCGAACTGGTGCAGGCGCCGCCGGAAGTCGTCGAGGCGTTCGCGCGCCTCGCCGCGTGA
- a CDS encoding acyl-CoA carboxylase subunit beta, which translates to MHDIIRQLREKREAARLGGGQRRIDAQHAKGKLTARERIELLLDEDSFEEWDMYKEHRCTDFGMAEETVPGDGVVTGYGTVNGRLVFVFSQDFTVFGGSLSETHAQKICKIMDHAMKVGAPVIGLNDSGGARIQEGVDSLGGYADVFQRNVMASGVVPQISLIMGPCAGGAVYSPSMTDFIFMVKDSSYMFVTGPEVVKTVTHEEVTAEELGGAVTHTTKSGVADLAFEDDVEALAGLRRFIDFLPLSNREKPPVKPTADPADRLDESLDTLVPANANQPYDMKELIAKIVDEGDFFELQPDYAKNILIGFGRMEGQTVGIVANQPLVLAGCLDIKSSIKAARFVRFCDAFNIPVVTFVDVPGFMPGTSQEYGGIIKHGAKLLYAYAECTVPKITVITRKAYGGAYDVMSSKHLRGDVNLAWPTAEIAVMGPKGAVEIIFREEKNDPAKISAREAEYKEKFANPFVAAHRGFIDDVIMPHNTRKRICRSLAMLRDKQLDNPWRKHGNIPL; encoded by the coding sequence ATGCACGACATCATCCGCCAGCTGCGGGAAAAACGGGAGGCAGCCCGTCTCGGCGGGGGCCAGCGGCGCATCGACGCGCAGCATGCGAAAGGCAAGCTCACCGCGCGCGAGCGCATCGAACTGCTGCTCGACGAGGACAGCTTCGAAGAGTGGGACATGTACAAGGAGCACCGCTGCACCGACTTCGGCATGGCCGAGGAGACGGTGCCGGGCGACGGCGTCGTGACCGGCTACGGCACGGTCAATGGCCGGCTGGTGTTCGTGTTCTCGCAGGACTTCACGGTGTTCGGCGGGTCGCTGTCCGAGACGCACGCGCAGAAGATCTGCAAGATCATGGATCACGCGATGAAAGTCGGCGCGCCGGTGATCGGGCTCAACGACTCGGGCGGGGCGCGCATCCAGGAAGGCGTCGATTCGCTCGGCGGCTACGCGGATGTCTTTCAACGCAACGTCATGGCGTCGGGCGTCGTGCCGCAGATCTCGCTGATCATGGGTCCGTGCGCGGGCGGCGCGGTGTATTCGCCGTCGATGACCGACTTCATCTTCATGGTCAAGGACTCGTCGTACATGTTCGTGACCGGACCGGAAGTCGTGAAGACCGTCACGCACGAGGAAGTCACGGCCGAGGAGCTTGGCGGCGCGGTGACGCACACGACGAAGTCGGGCGTCGCCGACCTCGCGTTCGAGGACGACGTCGAGGCGCTCGCCGGCTTGCGTCGCTTCATCGATTTCCTGCCGCTGTCGAACCGCGAGAAGCCGCCGGTCAAGCCGACCGCCGACCCGGCCGACCGCCTCGACGAGTCGCTCGACACGCTCGTGCCGGCGAACGCGAACCAGCCGTACGACATGAAGGAGCTGATCGCGAAGATCGTCGATGAAGGCGACTTCTTCGAGCTGCAGCCGGACTACGCGAAGAACATCCTGATCGGCTTCGGCCGCATGGAAGGCCAGACCGTCGGCATCGTCGCGAACCAGCCGCTGGTGCTCGCCGGCTGCCTCGACATCAAGAGCTCGATCAAGGCGGCGCGCTTCGTGCGCTTTTGCGACGCGTTCAACATCCCGGTCGTGACCTTCGTCGATGTCCCCGGCTTCATGCCCGGCACCAGCCAGGAATACGGCGGAATCATCAAGCACGGCGCGAAGCTCTTGTATGCGTACGCCGAATGCACCGTGCCGAAGATCACCGTGATCACGCGCAAGGCGTACGGCGGCGCTTACGACGTCATGAGCTCGAAGCACCTGCGCGGCGACGTGAATCTCGCGTGGCCGACTGCCGAGATCGCGGTGATGGGGCCGAAAGGCGCGGTCGAGATCATTTTCCGCGAGGAAAAGAACGACCCGGCGAAAATCTCCGCGCGTGAAGCCGAATACAAGGAAAAGTTCGCGAACCCGTTCGTCGCGGCCCATCGTGGCTTCATCGACGACGTGATCATGCCGCACAACACGCGCAAGCGCATCTGCCGCTCGCTGGCGATGCTGCGCGACAAGCAACTCGACAATCCGTGGCGCAAGCACGGCAACATCCCGCTCTGA
- a CDS encoding zinc metallopeptidase, with translation MRIGGRRESENVEDRRGSHFRVGSGGKIGIGTILLALVAMYFGIDPSVVLDTASVQSPSPATPPTSPRSAAEDELARFASQVLADTEDTWGPIFASAGSQYREPRMVLFTGATRSACGVGQAEMGPFYCPADEKVYLDLSFFDDLHNRFRAPGDFAQAYVIAHEVGHHVQNLLGISEKVQQARERLPPREANALSVRVELQADCLAGVWGHHAERTRQLLEAGDVEEALGAASAIGDDRLQKQVQGQVVPDSFTHGSSAQRARWFRLGLERGDLRACDTFSPGAL, from the coding sequence ATGCGTATCGGCGGTCGTCGGGAAAGCGAGAACGTCGAGGATCGGCGCGGCTCGCACTTCAGGGTCGGGAGCGGTGGCAAGATCGGCATCGGCACGATCCTGCTCGCGCTCGTCGCGATGTATTTCGGCATCGACCCGAGCGTCGTGCTCGACACCGCGAGCGTCCAGTCACCCTCGCCGGCCACGCCGCCCACGTCGCCGCGCTCCGCCGCGGAAGATGAACTCGCCCGCTTCGCCTCCCAGGTGCTCGCCGATACCGAGGACACGTGGGGGCCGATTTTCGCGTCCGCCGGCAGCCAGTACCGGGAGCCGCGGATGGTGCTGTTCACCGGCGCAACGCGCAGCGCGTGCGGTGTCGGGCAGGCCGAGATGGGACCGTTCTACTGTCCGGCCGACGAGAAAGTCTACCTCGACCTTTCGTTCTTCGACGACTTGCACAACCGCTTCCGCGCGCCCGGTGATTTTGCCCAGGCGTACGTGATCGCCCACGAAGTCGGCCACCACGTGCAGAACCTGCTCGGGATTTCCGAAAAAGTCCAGCAGGCGCGCGAGCGGCTGCCGCCACGCGAAGCGAACGCGCTGTCGGTCCGCGTCGAGCTGCAGGCCGACTGCCTCGCGGGGGTGTGGGGCCATCATGCCGAGCGTACGCGCCAGTTGCTCGAAGCAGGCGATGTCGAAGAGGCGCTCGGCGCGGCGTCCGCGATCGGCGACGACCGGCTGCAGAAACAGGTGCAGGGCCAGGTCGTGCCGGACAGCTTCACGCACGGCAGCTCGGCCCAGCGCGCGCGCTGGTTCCGCCTCGGCCTCGAGCGCGGTGACTTGAGGGCGTGTGACACGTTCAGTCCGGGCGCGCTCTGA